A single Suricata suricatta isolate VVHF042 chromosome 2, meerkat_22Aug2017_6uvM2_HiC, whole genome shotgun sequence DNA region contains:
- the LOC115276661 gene encoding homeobox protein VENTX-like, which translates to MRPGSRSLPPLALCQNREEVTFAAWMEPSSSPGLSFQTAGVERLLSGQKTPSARCTGTRKSADAPRAPGSPTAFSVAAAPGRPEDHAPFGAPASPSPPALDPVREVPDSPPGRPEEHAPPQSAPPSLNAALMQTLGHLGDIVAILGPLRDQLLTLNQHVEQLRGSFDQTVSLAVGFILGSAAAERGVLSEPRETLRLAPTAMSPSSTLHCGFAPSSFGSVDWLSRSSHVGPAHTVRPADVSWRSLSAPAKVSSSGDLPQPVGLEEMKPSEVSAAGSAVCPFSGLSKEADSTRTPRVRTAFTAQQVSTLESAFQQHRYLGPLERRRLAQEMRLSEVQIKTWFQNRRMKHKRQLQDSQLSSPFSGALHTPVAFRPPPSALASSLQLLYPWASLLGPPALGQPPGSFWDLCQVEQASLALTWASCSRQPPVCCLPDPGVQVPTLGPALPRSPWGLCALPQTGDAF; encoded by the exons ATGCGCCCAGGCTCCCGCAGCTTGCCTCCGCTCGCGCTTTGTCAGAACCGGGAGGAGGTGACCTTTGCCGCCTGGATGGAACCAAGCTCTTCCCCGGGGCTCAGCTTCCAAACAGCTGGTGTTGAGCGCTTGCTCAGCGGCCAGAAGACGCCCTCGGCCAGGTGCACAGGGACCAGGAAG TCTGCAGACGCACCCCGCGCTCCCGGCTCCCCGACGGCGTTCTCGGTTGCGGCCGCACCCGGCCGCCCCGAGGACCACGCGCCTTTCGGCGCCCCAGCATCCCCGTCGCCGCCGGCCTTAGACCCGGTTCGGGAGGTCCCCGACTCTCCGCCCGGGCGCCCCGAAGAGCACGCGCCCCCGCAGTCCGCGCCCCCGTCGCTAAACGCCGCCCTTATGCAGACCCTGGGGCATCTGGGCGACATCGTGGCCATCTTGGGCCCGCTGCGCGATCAGCTGCTGACCCTGAACCAGCACGTGGAGCAGCTGCGCGGTTCCTTCGACCAGACCGTGTCCCTGGCCGTCGGCTTCATCTTAGGCAGTGCCGCCGCCGAGCGAGGCGTCCTGTCCGAACCGCGAGA GACCCTACGCCTCGCCCCCACGGCTATGTCTCCCTCCTCTACCCTGCACTGTGGCTTTGCGccgtccagctttggctccgtGGACTGGCTTTCCCGGAGCAGCCACGTGGGGCCAGCACACACCGTCAGGCCCGCTGACGTCTCCTGGAGGAGCCTGTCTGCTCCAGCCAAGGTGTCCAGCAGCGGGGACCTCCCTCAGCCTGTGGGCCTGGAGGAAATGAAGCCCTCGGAAGTGTCTGCAGCTGGTAG TGCTGTCTGTCCTTTCTCAGGGCTGAGCAAGGAGGCCGACAGCACGCGGACGCCCCGGGTCCGCACGGCCTTCACGGCCCAGCAGGTCAGCACCCTGGAGAGCGCCTTCCAACAGCACCGCTACCTGGGCCCCCTGGAGCGCCGGAGGCTGGCCCAGGAGATGCGGCTCTCCGAAGTGCAG ATAAAAACCTGGTTTCAGAACCGCCGGATGAAACACAAACGCCAACTGCAGGACTCACAGCTGAGCAGCCCCTTCTCTGGAGCACTCCATACGCCAGTGGCTTTCCGCCCACCACCTTCTGCCCTGGCCAGTAGCTTGCAGCTGCTGTACCCTTGGGCATCCCTGCTTGGGCCTCCAGCTCTGGGACAGCCCCCTGGCTCCTTTTGGGATCTCTGCCAAGTGGAACAAGCCTCCCTGGCCTTGACGTGGGCCTCATGCAGTAGACAGCCTCCAGTGTGCTGCCTCCCAGACCCGGGGGTCCAGGTGCCCACCCTGGGCCCAGCTTTGCCCAGGAGTCCCTGGGGCCTGTGTGCCTTGCCCCAAACTGGGGACGCCTTTTGA